A genome region from Bacteroidota bacterium includes the following:
- a CDS encoding Nif3-like dinuclear metal center hexameric protein, translating into MGILLRDLVAALSRAFPLRTAGYEKDAVGLQVGFDRNAELRKLLVAYEVTEAVIDEAIAVDANCILAYHPLIFPNLSAITDSSRTGKLVRRLVRENIALYVLHTAFDANISFGTSTLMAQALGLQSLRPLAPLEGKLEKLVVFVPTTEAEKVRQAMWAAGAGNIGNYDECSFAVEGVGTFRGNDLSNPVIGTPNVRESVSETRIEVIVEKWRSAAVIRAMIQAHPYEEVAFDLYPLANGHPTYGMGSVGELPQPLEPDAFLRTVSRVFKTPSLRYSTVTKPTVRRIALLGGAGMDYYRAALSADADVFVTGDVRYHDFYRAEHDGMLLVDAGHAETERWVVAGMRNALASVELFVDLHPDVHDSFIVESRIVPNAVQYHLEQA; encoded by the coding sequence ATGGGCATCCTATTGCGAGATCTTGTCGCTGCGCTCTCTCGTGCATTCCCGCTGCGAACGGCGGGGTACGAGAAGGATGCCGTCGGTCTGCAAGTTGGCTTCGATCGTAACGCGGAGCTACGCAAGCTGCTTGTTGCCTACGAAGTGACCGAAGCGGTGATCGACGAAGCCATTGCCGTCGACGCAAACTGTATTCTGGCGTACCATCCGCTTATCTTTCCGAACCTGAGCGCGATCACCGATTCGTCGCGTACCGGCAAACTGGTGCGCCGACTGGTTCGAGAGAATATCGCGCTCTATGTTCTGCACACGGCCTTCGACGCGAATATTTCGTTCGGTACGAGTACACTGATGGCACAGGCGCTCGGCCTGCAATCTCTCAGGCCACTTGCGCCGCTGGAAGGGAAGCTCGAGAAGCTCGTGGTGTTCGTCCCCACGACCGAGGCCGAGAAGGTCCGTCAGGCGATGTGGGCAGCCGGAGCGGGGAACATCGGTAACTACGACGAGTGCTCGTTCGCTGTCGAGGGGGTAGGGACGTTTCGCGGAAACGATCTTTCGAACCCCGTCATCGGCACCCCGAATGTTCGTGAGAGCGTAAGTGAGACCCGCATCGAGGTCATCGTGGAAAAATGGAGAAGTGCGGCTGTGATCCGGGCAATGATCCAAGCGCATCCGTACGAAGAGGTTGCATTTGACCTGTATCCGCTCGCGAACGGCCACCCGACTTATGGAATGGGGAGTGTCGGCGAATTGCCACAACCGCTTGAACCGGATGCGTTTCTGCGGACCGTCTCACGGGTATTCAAGACCCCTTCGCTACGCTATAGCACGGTAACAAAGCCTACGGTGAGGCGTATCGCCCTCTTGGGCGGGGCAGGAATGGACTACTATCGCGCGGCGCTTTCGGCCGATGCGGATGTATTTGTAACCGGCGACGTGCGCTATCATGACTTCTACCGTGCAGAGCACGACGGTATGTTACTGGTCGATGCAGGGCATGCAGAGACCGAACGGTGGGTAGTCGCTGGAATGCGGAATGCCCTCGCCAGTGTTGAGTTATTCGTAGATTTGCACCCGGATGTACACGACTCCTTCATCGTGGAGTCTCGCATTGTGCCGAATGCGGTTCAGTATCATCTCGAACAAGCCTGA
- a CDS encoding MFS transporter produces the protein MSRHDPYAVLRIRDFRFFIYARLAMTIAFQMEEVILGWQIFALTKDPLSLGFIGLVAALPALMVSLYAGHLSDVKNRRTIALICLVVFTICGVSLWMLSSNIQSVYKAAGVMPFYTVLLVSGFASGFFSPAIISFGVQLVPSELYANASAWRSSTWQTGAIAGPAIGGLLYGFVGANGGFAVVTVLMFFSLVWIALIPSRGIPNENKQEGIVESLKAGIAFVFKNQVIVGALSLDLFAVLFGGAVAMLPVYASDILKIGPEGLGILRAAPSVGAVIVALWMAHRPLSGEIGKKLFAVVLAFGLTIIVFGISKNVYLSLAMLALGGAFDSVSVIIRSTLLQLSTPNEMRGRVEAVNMMFIGSSNEIGAFESGVAAKIMGIVPSVVFGGCMTLVSVFTTARLTPILRKLRYEDLVASDKS, from the coding sequence GTGAGCCGCCACGACCCATACGCCGTCCTTCGCATCCGCGATTTCCGATTCTTTATCTACGCACGACTCGCCATGACGATCGCCTTCCAAATGGAAGAGGTCATTCTGGGATGGCAGATTTTCGCGTTAACGAAAGACCCGCTTTCGCTCGGGTTTATCGGCCTCGTTGCTGCGTTACCCGCACTCATGGTGTCGTTGTATGCCGGGCACTTATCCGATGTCAAGAATCGCCGGACAATCGCACTGATCTGTCTCGTTGTCTTTACGATTTGCGGCGTATCCCTCTGGATGCTTTCGAGCAATATTCAGTCGGTGTACAAAGCGGCGGGCGTGATGCCGTTCTATACGGTTTTACTCGTTTCGGGTTTTGCGTCCGGATTTTTTAGCCCGGCCATCATCTCCTTCGGGGTGCAGCTTGTTCCGAGCGAGCTGTATGCGAATGCCTCGGCATGGAGAAGCTCGACATGGCAAACCGGCGCCATTGCAGGCCCAGCCATCGGCGGACTGCTCTACGGATTCGTCGGCGCAAACGGGGGATTCGCGGTGGTGACTGTTTTGATGTTCTTCTCGCTCGTGTGGATCGCGCTGATCCCGAGCAGAGGCATTCCGAATGAGAACAAGCAGGAAGGCATTGTCGAAAGCCTCAAAGCCGGAATTGCCTTCGTTTTCAAGAATCAAGTCATCGTCGGGGCACTTTCGCTCGATCTTTTCGCCGTGCTCTTCGGTGGTGCCGTGGCGATGCTGCCGGTTTATGCGAGCGATATTCTGAAGATCGGGCCCGAGGGGCTCGGGATCCTGCGAGCAGCACCTTCCGTCGGTGCTGTGATCGTGGCGCTCTGGATGGCACATCGGCCGCTCTCGGGCGAGATCGGCAAGAAGCTCTTTGCCGTCGTGCTTGCGTTCGGCCTCACGATCATCGTCTTCGGCATTTCGAAGAACGTCTATCTTTCCCTTGCCATGCTCGCGCTCGGCGGCGCATTCGATTCCGTCAGCGTGATCATCCGCTCGACGCTCCTGCAGCTATCGACCCCGAACGAAATGCGCGGCCGTGTCGAAGCGGTCAATATGATGTTTATCGGTTCGTCCAACGAGATCGGCGCCTTCGAGTCGGGCGTCGCAGCGAAAATCATGGGCATCGTTCCGAGTGTCGTCTTTGGGGGATGTATGACACTCGTTTCCGTGTTTACCACCGCACGACTGACGCCGATCCTACGAAAACTGCGCTACGAAGACTTAGTGGCGTCAGATAAATCGTAG
- a CDS encoding tetratricopeptide repeat protein, whose product MTRIEKLQEFLKADPNDSFTRYAIGLEYRSMKDYPSAIAELDALRTDDPTYLPTYYQLAECYHEAGQTDQAVACFKQGIEVARAAGDTHTASELQLALDMIED is encoded by the coding sequence ATGACGAGAATCGAAAAATTGCAGGAGTTTCTCAAGGCCGATCCGAACGATAGCTTCACCCGTTATGCGATCGGCTTGGAGTATCGCAGTATGAAAGACTATCCGTCGGCCATTGCGGAGCTCGATGCATTGCGTACCGACGATCCGACGTATTTGCCTACGTACTATCAACTCGCCGAGTGTTATCACGAAGCGGGGCAGACCGATCAGGCGGTTGCATGCTTCAAACAAGGCATCGAGGTCGCTCGCGCCGCAGGCGATACTCATACTGCATCCGAGCTCCAACTGGCACTCGATATGATCGAAGACTAA
- the pyrE gene encoding orotate phosphoribosyltransferase: MSLRNKAVEFFIKQDVLQFGDFTLKSGRKSPYFFNTGRLCSGHQLAELGKLYADLIAGGETFFDANVIFGSAYKGIPISVATTIALAEHFKKPDLRAVSDRKEAKTHGDTSAFLGVLNPGDHVVIVDDVITTGGTKYESIEKLTALDCKVLGVVIAFDRMEPVSNSGLSALEEFEKTSGLPVLPLCTIEDVIAVKPDFAPKYHEYRKRVEAEIMNKA; this comes from the coding sequence ATGTCGCTTCGCAACAAAGCCGTCGAGTTCTTCATCAAGCAGGATGTTCTTCAATTCGGAGACTTTACGCTCAAGAGCGGACGCAAGTCGCCCTATTTCTTCAACACCGGACGGTTGTGTTCCGGACACCAACTTGCAGAGCTCGGCAAACTCTATGCCGATCTGATCGCCGGCGGCGAGACGTTTTTCGATGCGAATGTGATCTTCGGCTCGGCCTATAAAGGCATCCCCATCTCGGTCGCAACGACGATCGCACTCGCCGAGCATTTCAAGAAGCCGGATCTTCGTGCTGTCAGCGACCGCAAAGAAGCCAAAACGCATGGCGATACTTCTGCATTCCTCGGGGTGCTCAATCCCGGCGATCATGTCGTCATCGTTGACGATGTGATCACGACTGGTGGGACCAAGTACGAGTCCATCGAAAAGCTCACCGCGCTGGATTGTAAAGTACTGGGGGTTGTCATCGCATTCGATCGCATGGAGCCGGTCTCGAATTCCGGACTCAGCGCGCTCGAAGAGTTCGAGAAGACAAGCGGCTTGCCCGTTCTACCACTATGCACTATTGAAGACGTGATTGCCGTGAAGCCCGACTTTGCACCGAAATACCATGAGTACCGTAAGCGGGTGGAAGCGGAAATCATGAATAAGGCCTAA
- the mnmA gene encoding tRNA 2-thiouridine(34) synthase MnmA, with translation MARVLLGMSGGLDSSVAALLLQQLGHEVIGMTIKTYSYDDVAGSNPANDTSCCSLDGINDARSVAMMLGIPHYVTDLTREFGHEIIDYFKDTYLDGKTPNPCVKCNREIKWGAMLKKADALGCEYISTGHYVHLRGEHGRMVLSRSRDILKDQSYALWAVREEHLHRTLFPLSGYTKTEIREIARANNLPVAGKRESYEICFVSDNDYRRFLRDNVPNIEEQAPHGTFVLHGEVVGEHDGVPFYTIGQRKGLGLSIPSHPEPLYVTGLDVLNNIVELGDDEELLTKQLTAHSVNLIKYAALPEGGMRVMAKIRYKDDGAMASVYPIGSDRIRVEFDEDRRAITPGQSVVLYEGDDVVGGAIIE, from the coding sequence ATGGCACGTGTATTGCTCGGAATGAGCGGTGGGCTTGATTCGTCCGTAGCGGCATTGCTTCTGCAGCAGCTGGGGCATGAGGTGATCGGGATGACGATCAAGACCTATAGTTATGACGACGTCGCAGGAAGCAATCCGGCGAACGATACCTCGTGCTGTTCGCTCGACGGGATCAACGATGCTCGTTCCGTTGCGATGATGCTTGGTATCCCGCATTATGTTACCGATCTCACCCGCGAATTCGGTCATGAGATCATCGACTATTTCAAAGACACGTACCTCGACGGCAAGACGCCGAACCCTTGTGTGAAGTGTAACCGCGAGATCAAGTGGGGAGCAATGCTCAAGAAAGCCGATGCACTCGGCTGCGAGTATATCTCGACCGGGCATTACGTGCATCTTCGTGGGGAGCACGGACGGATGGTACTCTCTCGCTCGCGTGACATATTGAAAGATCAGAGCTATGCGCTCTGGGCTGTGCGTGAGGAGCACTTACACCGTACGCTGTTTCCGCTTTCCGGCTATACAAAAACGGAGATCCGCGAGATCGCGCGTGCGAACAATCTTCCGGTTGCCGGCAAGCGCGAGAGTTATGAGATCTGTTTCGTCAGCGACAACGACTATCGCCGCTTCCTTAGAGACAACGTTCCGAATATCGAGGAACAGGCTCCGCACGGGACGTTCGTCCTTCACGGCGAGGTTGTCGGCGAGCATGACGGCGTTCCGTTCTATACGATCGGCCAGCGCAAAGGTCTTGGCCTGAGCATTCCGTCACATCCCGAGCCGCTCTATGTAACGGGGCTAGACGTCCTGAACAACATCGTCGAGCTCGGAGACGATGAAGAACTATTAACGAAACAACTCACGGCCCATTCGGTAAATCTTATTAAGTACGCCGCACTTCCCGAAGGTGGGATGCGAGTGATGGCGAAGATCCGATACAAAGACGACGGAGCGATGGCCTCGGTATATCCCATCGGCAGCGATCGTATCCGTGTCGAATTTGACGAAGATCGCCGCGCCATCACGCCGGGACAATCCGTCGTGCTGTATGAAGGCGACGACGTTGTCGGCGGTGCGATCATCGAATAA
- a CDS encoding acyl-CoA carboxylase subunit beta: MLGGGAKRIEDQHKKGKLTARERIAILLDEGTFEEFDTFARHRSHEFGLEKNRPLGDGVVTGCGKIHGRTVFVFSQDFTVFGGSLSEVHAEKIVKVMEMAMKVGAPLVGLNDSGGARIQEGVVSLGGYADIFLLNTLASGVIPQISAILGPCAGGAVYSPAITDFVWMVEGTSYMFVTGPNVVKTVTHEDVTSEDLGGADTHAQKSGVAHFAVENELACLDGIRTLVTYLPQNNKEKTPRLGTNDDPTRRCTKLDSIIPDNPNKPYDIKDVINDVVDSESFFEVHRDYATNIVIGFARLDGMSIGIVANQPMSMAGVLDIDASVKGARFVRFCDAFNIPLVVFEDVPGFLPGTDQEWRGIIRHGAKLLYAFAEATVPKVTVITRKAYGGAYDVMNSKHIRGDMNYAWPSAEIAVMGPKGAVEIIFKKEIADAADPLKREEELIEDYRNKFASPFAAAERGYIDDVIQPSETRLRLIRALKTLSTKVDTNPWRKHGNIPL, from the coding sequence ATGCTCGGCGGCGGCGCCAAACGTATCGAGGACCAGCACAAGAAAGGCAAACTCACCGCCCGTGAGCGCATTGCCATTCTGCTCGACGAAGGGACATTCGAAGAGTTTGATACTTTCGCGCGGCATCGCTCGCACGAATTCGGGCTCGAGAAGAACCGTCCGCTCGGCGACGGCGTCGTGACCGGCTGCGGCAAGATTCACGGACGCACCGTCTTTGTCTTCTCCCAGGATTTCACCGTCTTCGGCGGTTCGCTTTCGGAGGTTCACGCTGAGAAGATCGTGAAGGTGATGGAGATGGCGATGAAAGTCGGCGCTCCACTTGTCGGCCTCAACGATAGCGGCGGTGCCCGTATTCAGGAAGGCGTCGTTTCGCTCGGTGGCTACGCCGATATTTTTCTTCTGAATACGCTGGCATCGGGTGTTATCCCGCAGATATCTGCAATTCTCGGTCCATGTGCAGGCGGTGCGGTGTATTCTCCGGCGATCACCGACTTTGTGTGGATGGTCGAGGGGACGAGCTATATGTTTGTGACTGGCCCCAACGTTGTCAAAACGGTAACCCACGAGGATGTGACCAGCGAAGATCTTGGCGGAGCCGATACGCATGCGCAAAAATCGGGCGTCGCACACTTTGCCGTCGAGAACGAACTTGCATGTCTCGACGGAATCCGGACGCTCGTGACCTATCTGCCGCAGAACAATAAGGAGAAAACGCCGAGGCTCGGAACGAACGACGATCCGACGCGACGTTGCACCAAGCTCGACTCCATCATCCCGGACAATCCCAACAAGCCCTATGATATCAAGGACGTCATCAACGATGTCGTTGATTCCGAGAGCTTCTTCGAAGTACATCGCGACTATGCAACGAATATTGTGATCGGGTTCGCTCGCCTCGATGGAATGTCGATCGGTATTGTCGCGAATCAGCCGATGTCGATGGCCGGTGTACTCGATATCGATGCGAGCGTGAAAGGAGCACGATTCGTTCGCTTCTGCGATGCGTTCAATATTCCGCTTGTCGTGTTCGAAGACGTCCCCGGCTTTCTTCCCGGCACCGATCAGGAGTGGCGGGGTATTATTCGCCACGGGGCAAAACTGCTGTATGCGTTTGCCGAAGCGACCGTACCGAAGGTGACGGTCATTACCCGGAAAGCATACGGGGGAGCGTACGACGTGATGAACTCCAAGCACATTCGTGGCGACATGAATTATGCATGGCCGAGCGCAGAGATCGCGGTGATGGGACCGAAAGGTGCTGTCGAAATTATCTTCAAGAAGGAAATCGCGGATGCTGCCGACCCGCTCAAACGTGAGGAAGAGCTGATCGAAGACTATCGCAATAAATTTGCGTCGCCGTTCGCAGCGGCCGAGCGAGGATACATCGACGATGTGATCCAGCCGAGCGAAACGCGGCTGAGACTTATTCGTGCGCTCAAGACACTCTCGACGAAAGTCGATACCAACCCGTGGCGCAAGCACGGAAACATCCCACTATAA
- a CDS encoding OsmC family protein has product MISSELRAIQHPIKERYKADPASAMRTFHARAVLGENLTARLDSAGHERVVGPHEAAGGSGKELCSGDMLLESLVACAAVTLSSVATVMEIAFSHAEIRAEGDADFRGTLGVERSVPVGITNIRLIYDLTTDAPDDKVAKLVQLTERYCIVYQTLAAPPKVEITVSRG; this is encoded by the coding sequence ATGATTTCCAGCGAACTTCGCGCGATACAACATCCGATCAAGGAGCGTTACAAGGCAGACCCCGCCAGTGCGATGCGGACGTTCCACGCACGAGCAGTGCTCGGCGAGAATCTGACCGCACGGCTCGATTCAGCAGGGCATGAGCGTGTAGTCGGACCGCACGAAGCGGCAGGCGGAAGCGGAAAGGAATTGTGTTCGGGCGATATGCTTCTCGAATCGCTCGTCGCATGCGCGGCTGTGACCCTCAGCTCCGTCGCGACCGTGATGGAGATCGCGTTTAGCCATGCTGAAATTCGCGCAGAAGGCGACGCCGATTTCCGCGGTACGCTCGGCGTTGAGCGCAGCGTGCCGGTCGGGATCACGAACATTCGATTGATCTACGACCTCACGACCGATGCCCCGGACGACAAAGTAGCAAAACTGGTTCAACTAACGGAGCGTTACTGTATCGTCTACCAAACGCTCGCTGCACCACCGAAGGTCGAGATTACGGTATCGCGAGGGTAA
- a CDS encoding winged helix-turn-helix transcriptional regulator has protein sequence MNALFKALDDPTRREIIELLRHRDMTAGEIAERFDISKPSISYHLQLLQQADLVVAVRKGQFIQYSLNTTVVQEAIAWLIRLTKQGNKK, from the coding sequence ATGAATGCCCTCTTCAAAGCATTGGACGATCCGACTCGGCGGGAGATTATCGAGTTACTTCGTCACCGCGATATGACTGCCGGCGAGATTGCCGAGCGGTTCGATATATCCAAACCGAGCATCAGTTACCATCTGCAGCTCTTGCAGCAGGCGGATCTCGTCGTTGCCGTTCGGAAAGGGCAGTTCATTCAGTATTCACTCAATACCACGGTGGTGCAGGAAGCGATCGCGTGGCTAATTCGCCTCACAAAGCAAGGAAACAAGAAATGA